A stretch of the Pedobacter sp. MC2016-14 genome encodes the following:
- a CDS encoding NUDIX domain-containing protein gives MIEHTIGSRMLVAIDCIIFGFDGVNLKILLIKRGFEVERGRWSLMGGFVGADESLDDAANNILKELTGLKGVYLEQLHVFGSPNRDPQERVVSVAYFALIDIHKYEEQLNDRYQAEWFMIGEMPGLIFDHTEMIKRAQQKIRYKAALHPLLFELLPEKFTIPQLQSLYEAVYNTTIDKRNFLRKLTGTGLLIKLEEKDKSASRKGAFYFKLNKQKYRDNFQAFFNFIPNPDHLIGE, from the coding sequence ATGATTGAACATACAATTGGAAGCCGGATGCTGGTGGCTATAGATTGCATCATCTTTGGTTTTGATGGCGTTAATTTAAAAATATTACTAATTAAACGTGGCTTTGAAGTGGAAAGAGGCCGTTGGAGTTTAATGGGTGGTTTTGTGGGTGCAGATGAAAGTCTGGACGATGCCGCGAACAATATTTTAAAGGAATTAACCGGTTTAAAAGGTGTATACCTGGAACAACTCCATGTTTTTGGATCACCCAACAGGGACCCGCAGGAAAGGGTAGTCTCTGTAGCCTATTTTGCTTTAATTGATATTCATAAATATGAAGAGCAACTGAATGACCGGTACCAGGCAGAATGGTTTATGATTGGTGAAATGCCGGGACTTATTTTTGACCATACAGAAATGATTAAGAGGGCCCAGCAGAAAATCAGGTATAAAGCTGCACTGCACCCTTTGCTTTTTGAACTCCTGCCCGAGAAATTTACCATTCCACAGTTACAGAGTTTGTATGAAGCCGTATACAATACCACGATTGATAAGCGGAATTTTTTAAGGAAGCTTACTGGTACAGGTTTATTGATTAAATTAGAAGAAAAAGACAAATCCGCCTCCAGAAAAGGTGCGTTTTATTTTAAGCTGAACAAGCAAAAATATAGGGATAATTTTCAGGCATTTTTTAATTTTATCCCTAATCCTGATCATTTGATAGGGGAATAA
- a CDS encoding Gfo/Idh/MocA family protein, protein MQTVKWGIIGCGDVTEVKSGPAFNKIPNSSLVAVMRRDAEKAEDYARRHKVPKWYNDAAQLINDPEVNAIYIATPPSSHEAYTLMAMQAGKPVYVEKPMTLDAQSAKRMKDAAALHNVKLSIAHYRRAQPMFLKVKSLLEDKAIGQVGLVRLQMLQPKNTDLIASSATNWRVDPKVSGGGLFHDLAPHQLDLMVYYFGNIIKSSGIAVQQNKHAAAADTVTGYIQFENEVVFNGTWAFNVADSQQLDLCEILGSKGKISFPAFGSKILLEIEGTIEEHSFEVLPHVQQPMIAKVVDYFLGKGENPCSAEDALPTMELLDTFTQEV, encoded by the coding sequence ATGCAAACAGTTAAATGGGGTATCATCGGCTGCGGAGACGTAACAGAAGTCAAAAGTGGGCCCGCTTTCAATAAAATACCCAATTCCTCTCTGGTAGCCGTAATGAGAAGAGATGCTGAGAAAGCAGAAGATTATGCACGCAGGCATAAGGTACCAAAATGGTATAACGATGCCGCGCAGCTCATCAATGACCCCGAGGTAAATGCCATTTATATTGCCACACCACCATCCAGCCATGAAGCCTACACGCTAATGGCAATGCAGGCAGGTAAACCCGTATATGTAGAGAAACCGATGACTCTTGATGCCCAATCCGCAAAAAGGATGAAAGATGCGGCAGCATTACACAATGTTAAACTCAGCATTGCGCATTACCGCAGGGCACAACCAATGTTTCTTAAGGTTAAGTCTCTTCTGGAAGATAAAGCCATTGGACAGGTTGGTCTTGTAAGGCTCCAAATGCTGCAGCCTAAAAACACAGATCTTATTGCCAGTTCAGCAACAAACTGGCGGGTAGATCCCAAAGTATCCGGCGGAGGGCTATTTCATGATCTCGCACCCCATCAGCTAGATCTCATGGTCTATTATTTCGGTAACATTATCAAATCATCTGGCATCGCTGTGCAGCAGAATAAACACGCTGCGGCGGCTGATACGGTAACCGGCTACATCCAATTTGAAAATGAGGTGGTTTTCAATGGTACCTGGGCTTTCAATGTAGCCGATTCACAGCAACTTGACCTTTGTGAAATCTTAGGCTCAAAAGGAAAAATAAGCTTTCCTGCATTTGGCAGCAAGATCTTACTGGAAATTGAAGGAACAATTGAAGAGCATAGCTTTGAAGTCTTGCCACATGTTCAACAGCCTATGATTGCCAAAGTAGTAGACTATTTTTTAGGCAAAGGAGAAAACCCCTGTAGTGCTGAAGATGCTCTTCCAACAATGGAGCTGCTGGATACTTTTACGCAAGAGGTTTAA
- a CDS encoding ribulokinase, which translates to MNTDQFVIGVDYGSDSVRSVLVNAKNGVEIASSVFNYPRWQQGLYCNPATNQFRQHPLDYIEGLTHTIKDCLQQAGTEAAAAVKAISIDTTGSTPVAVNEAGVPLALLPEFEENPHAMFVLWKDHTAVKEAAQINAHALTTPVNYLDYCGGIYSSEWFWAKLLRTLRTDEAVKNACYSWVEHCDWIPFLLTGGSAAKEMKRSRCAAGHKALWAEEFDGLPPNEFFKTLDPILDGFTDRLFSETYTSDESAGSLSAEWAEKLGLSTDVKVGVGAFDAHMGAVGGQIEPYHLSKVMGTSTCDILVAPATDMEGKLIKGICGQVNGSVIPGMLGLEAGQSAFGDVYAWVSKLTGRSIPELAEAAAKLPNKPSDPIGIDWLNGRRTPDANQMLGAAVMNLTLATGPAELFKAMAEATCFGAKNIVERFIAEGVPVKGIIGIGGVAKKSPYIMQMMADVLNMPIRIHKFEHTCALGAAMFAAVVAGIYGTTEEAMQGMGCGFEQEFYPIEENVAFYAERFPRYKSLGNYIEKNTIHE; encoded by the coding sequence ATGAATACAGATCAGTTTGTTATTGGGGTTGACTACGGTTCGGATTCTGTCCGCTCTGTATTGGTCAATGCAAAAAACGGGGTAGAGATCGCTTCTTCGGTCTTCAATTATCCCAGATGGCAGCAGGGCTTATATTGTAATCCGGCAACCAATCAGTTTAGGCAGCATCCTTTAGATTATATTGAAGGATTAACGCATACCATTAAAGATTGCCTGCAACAAGCAGGTACTGAAGCGGCGGCTGCGGTAAAGGCTATTTCGATAGATACTACTGGTTCTACACCGGTAGCGGTAAACGAAGCAGGAGTGCCTTTGGCATTGCTTCCTGAATTTGAGGAAAACCCGCATGCCATGTTTGTTTTATGGAAAGACCATACCGCGGTAAAAGAAGCTGCGCAAATTAATGCCCACGCTTTAACCACTCCGGTAAATTACCTGGACTACTGCGGTGGTATCTATTCTTCTGAATGGTTTTGGGCTAAGTTACTCCGCACCTTACGGACAGACGAAGCGGTAAAAAATGCCTGCTACTCATGGGTTGAACACTGTGACTGGATCCCTTTTCTGCTTACTGGCGGTTCTGCGGCTAAAGAAATGAAACGCAGTCGCTGTGCCGCAGGACACAAGGCGCTTTGGGCTGAAGAATTTGATGGCTTACCTCCAAATGAGTTTTTCAAAACCCTTGATCCAATTCTGGATGGTTTTACCGATCGTTTGTTTTCAGAAACTTATACTTCAGATGAATCAGCAGGTTCATTAAGTGCAGAATGGGCAGAGAAATTAGGCTTAAGTACCGATGTGAAAGTTGGTGTTGGTGCATTTGATGCACATATGGGCGCCGTTGGCGGACAAATTGAACCTTACCACTTAAGTAAAGTAATGGGTACCTCTACCTGTGATATTTTAGTTGCACCAGCAACGGATATGGAAGGTAAATTAATAAAAGGGATTTGCGGACAGGTAAATGGTTCTGTAATTCCTGGCATGCTGGGCTTAGAAGCCGGACAGTCTGCTTTTGGTGATGTATATGCCTGGGTATCTAAACTTACGGGCCGTTCTATTCCTGAGCTGGCAGAAGCGGCTGCAAAATTGCCAAATAAACCAAGTGATCCGATAGGGATTGACTGGCTGAACGGAAGACGTACGCCTGATGCCAATCAAATGCTGGGTGCGGCAGTAATGAACCTTACGCTGGCTACAGGTCCTGCTGAATTATTTAAGGCGATGGCTGAAGCAACTTGTTTTGGTGCTAAAAATATTGTGGAGCGTTTTATTGCAGAAGGTGTGCCTGTAAAAGGCATCATTGGTATTGGCGGCGTGGCTAAGAAATCGCCTTACATCATGCAAATGATGGCTGATGTATTGAATATGCCTATTCGTATCCATAAATTTGAGCATACTTGTGCCCTTGGTGCAGCCATGTTTGCCGCTGTGGTAGCAGGGATTTATGGTACAACCGAGGAAGCGATGCAAGGTATGGGTTGCGGTTTTGAACAGGAATTTTATCCGATTGAAGAAAACGTAGCGTTTTATGCTGAAAGGTTTCCACGATACAAATCTTTAGGTAACTATATTGAAAAAAATACCATTCATGAGTAA
- the lipA gene encoding lipoyl synthase encodes MIELPVVSANPVQRKPDWLRVKLPVGKEYAQVRSLVDTHKLHTICESGNCPNMGECWGAGTATFMILGNICTRSCSFCAVATGRPLAVDLDEPNRIANSVKLMNVKHCVITSVDRDDLKDGGSIIWAETLQAIRRESPETTLETLIPDFRGIWDNLYRVLEERPEVMSHNVETVKRLTRQVRIQAKYDRSLEALKRISEFGLRTKTGIMLGLGETEDDVLEAMDDLVANGVHILTLGQYLQPTKSHHPVVDWIHPDQFAKYKEAGLARGLKYVESGPLVRSSYHAEKHLFDFNPTVK; translated from the coding sequence ATGATCGAACTTCCGGTTGTTTCAGCAAACCCAGTACAACGAAAACCAGATTGGCTTAGAGTAAAGCTTCCTGTAGGAAAAGAATATGCACAAGTGCGTAGTCTGGTAGATACGCATAAACTGCACACCATTTGCGAAAGTGGCAATTGTCCTAATATGGGCGAATGCTGGGGCGCAGGTACAGCAACCTTTATGATCCTTGGTAACATTTGTACCAGGTCATGCTCGTTCTGTGCCGTGGCAACAGGAAGACCATTGGCTGTAGATTTGGATGAGCCAAACAGAATAGCCAATTCCGTGAAACTCATGAATGTAAAACATTGCGTAATTACTTCTGTTGACCGTGATGATTTAAAAGATGGCGGATCAATTATTTGGGCAGAAACGCTCCAGGCTATTCGCAGGGAAAGTCCGGAAACCACACTTGAAACCCTGATACCTGATTTTAGGGGCATCTGGGATAACCTATACCGTGTACTGGAAGAAAGGCCTGAAGTGATGTCTCACAATGTTGAAACAGTAAAAAGGTTAACCAGGCAAGTACGTATCCAGGCAAAATATGACCGCAGTTTAGAAGCATTGAAGCGAATTTCTGAATTTGGGCTCAGAACAAAAACAGGGATTATGCTGGGGCTTGGCGAAACCGAAGATGATGTACTTGAAGCTATGGATGATTTAGTAGCAAACGGGGTACATATCTTAACACTTGGCCAGTATTTGCAGCCGACTAAAAGTCACCATCCGGTGGTAGACTGGATTCATCCTGATCAATTTGCTAAATATAAAGAAGCAGGACTTGCAAGAGGACTTAAATACGTTGAAAGCGGGCCATTGGTACGCTCGTCCTACCACGCAGAAAAACATTTATTTGATTTTAACCCTACAGTTAAATAA
- a CDS encoding RNA polymerase sigma factor: MAATQKISLSEEELVRALKCQETIAIRALYDMYSAALLGVITRIVQHSETSEDLLQETFVKIWNSADSYDPGKGRLFTWMMNVARHMAIDKLRSKDFRNATKNQELENNVGFIDEQKKVTFNSDTLGLRDMVTALKPEYQSVLDMVYFKGYTHVEASEELNLPLGTVKTRIRMAIMELRKHFN, encoded by the coding sequence TTGGCAGCGACACAAAAAATATCACTTTCAGAGGAAGAATTGGTTCGGGCATTAAAATGTCAGGAAACCATCGCTATTAGGGCACTCTATGACATGTACTCTGCTGCATTGTTAGGGGTAATTACAAGAATCGTTCAGCACTCCGAAACTTCAGAAGACTTACTCCAGGAAACTTTCGTTAAGATTTGGAATTCTGCGGATAGCTATGATCCGGGAAAAGGCAGGTTATTTACCTGGATGATGAATGTTGCCAGACATATGGCCATTGACAAGCTCAGATCCAAAGATTTTAGGAACGCCACAAAAAACCAAGAGCTTGAAAATAACGTAGGTTTTATAGACGAGCAAAAAAAGGTAACTTTTAATTCGGATACACTAGGTTTGAGGGATATGGTAACGGCACTAAAACCAGAATATCAAAGTGTTCTTGACATGGTCTATTTTAAAGGCTACACACATGTTGAAGCGTCGGAAGAATTAAACTTGCCATTGGGTACGGTAAAAACCAGGATCAGAATGGCTATAATGGAATTAAGAAAGCATTTTAATTGA
- a CDS encoding L-ribulose-5-phosphate 4-epimerase yields the protein MSKYQHIREQAYAANMKLPKLGLVLFTFGNASAADRENKVFAIKPSGVPYEDLSPENMVIVDFDGNTVEGDLRPSSDTKTHAVLYKHWAEIGGIVHTHSTYGTAWAQSLREIPVYGTTHADHTTAAIPCAPPMSDEKIKGNYEYETGFQIMEHLEVQGLSYTEVEMILVGNHAPFTWGKTADKAVYNSAVVEELAKMAFLTEQIKTDVRPMKDALIKKHYDRKHGVDSYYGQ from the coding sequence ATGAGTAAGTATCAACACATCAGGGAGCAGGCTTATGCGGCCAATATGAAGCTTCCTAAATTAGGACTTGTGCTTTTTACCTTTGGAAATGCAAGTGCGGCAGACAGGGAAAATAAGGTTTTTGCCATTAAACCAAGTGGTGTTCCTTATGAAGATTTATCGCCGGAGAATATGGTGATTGTAGATTTTGATGGCAATACTGTAGAAGGGGATTTGAGACCCTCTTCGGATACTAAAACCCATGCGGTACTTTACAAGCATTGGGCTGAAATTGGTGGGATTGTACACACGCATTCTACTTACGGAACGGCCTGGGCCCAATCGTTAAGGGAAATTCCTGTTTACGGAACCACCCATGCCGATCATACTACCGCCGCAATTCCTTGTGCGCCACCAATGAGCGATGAAAAGATTAAAGGAAATTATGAGTATGAAACGGGATTTCAGATCATGGAACACCTGGAAGTTCAGGGACTGAGTTATACGGAGGTAGAAATGATCCTGGTAGGGAACCATGCTCCTTTTACCTGGGGTAAAACTGCGGACAAAGCCGTTTACAACAGCGCTGTTGTAGAGGAGCTTGCGAAAATGGCCTTCCTTACTGAACAGATCAAAACTGACGTTAGGCCAATGAAAGATGCTTTAATTAAAAAACACTACGACCGTAAACATGGTGTAGATTCCTATTACGGACAATAA
- a CDS encoding OsmC family protein: MATSKITYNGGLRTSAVHKRSGIEIITDAPIDNKGKGEAFSPTDLMATSLGNCMLTIIGIAANEHGFDIEGTTIAITKVMAAEGPRRVAEIIADFQFPENDYSDKVKTIIERSALTCPVYYSLHPDIKKTVTFNY; encoded by the coding sequence ATGGCAACTTCAAAAATTACATACAACGGTGGCTTACGGACAAGCGCTGTTCACAAGCGATCTGGTATAGAAATCATAACTGATGCACCTATTGACAATAAGGGTAAGGGTGAGGCATTTTCACCTACAGATCTTATGGCAACTTCATTGGGTAATTGTATGCTCACCATTATAGGGATTGCAGCAAATGAGCATGGTTTTGACATAGAAGGTACTACAATTGCAATCACAAAGGTGATGGCAGCTGAGGGGCCCAGAAGAGTTGCAGAAATTATTGCAGACTTTCAATTTCCTGAAAATGACTACTCCGATAAAGTAAAGACCATTATTGAGCGTTCTGCTTTAACCTGTCCGGTATATTACAGCCTGCACCCCGATATTAAGAAAACGGTGACGTTTAATTACTAA
- a CDS encoding sodium/solute symporter (Members of the Solute:Sodium Symporter (SSS), TC 2.A.21 as described in tcdb.org, catalyze solute:Na+ symport. Known solutes for members of the family include sugars, amino acids, nucleosides, inositols, vitamins, urea or anions, depending on the system.): MNNSLSTIDYIVFIIYFIVVAGYGYSIYYKRKRDEQDAKAFFLAEGTLTWWAIGASLIASNISAEQFIGMSGEGFFLGIAVAAYEWIAAIALIIVAVWFIPVYLKNKIYTMPQFLQTRYNESTALIMAIFWLFLYVFVNLTSILYLGAVAINGLTGGEYLHVIMIGLAVFALLISLGGMKVVAYTDVIQVAVLILGGLMTTYIALTVVGEKFGVGSNALAGFQVLMDQAPEHFKMIIPRPNATSTQNEISKYLTFPGLASYAAGIWIINLNYWGCNQYITQRALGADLHTARTGILFAGLLKLMMPLIVMLPGIAAFVLYKGGYLPQLVGGKDGAYSAMLTFLPTGLKGLSVAALTAAIVASLAGKVNSISTIFTLDIYAKYFKKGSDESSLLFIGRATVFSAMILAVLFTWNDLLGIGGEGGFTFIQKYTGFISPGVFAMFVLGMFWKRTTGTAAIVGVISGFLLSVFFNEFAPTILGNDTLIYTAYPNGKGAFEIPFHICMGLSFAFTMIIMIAISMAGPKVNPKAFELDTAMFKVKPSTMALIVLTLMLITVLYVKFW; encoded by the coding sequence ATGAACAACAGTTTGTCGACTATAGATTATATAGTTTTTATCATTTATTTTATCGTGGTTGCTGGCTACGGCTACTCTATTTACTACAAGCGTAAAAGAGATGAGCAGGATGCCAAAGCATTTTTCCTGGCCGAGGGTACTTTAACCTGGTGGGCAATTGGTGCATCGTTAATTGCTTCCAATATTTCTGCTGAACAATTTATTGGAATGAGCGGTGAAGGCTTTTTTCTGGGGATTGCGGTAGCCGCCTATGAATGGATTGCTGCGATTGCCCTGATCATTGTGGCCGTATGGTTTATTCCGGTTTACCTGAAAAATAAGATTTATACCATGCCGCAGTTTTTACAAACGCGGTATAATGAGTCTACTGCATTAATTATGGCTATATTTTGGCTATTCTTATATGTATTTGTGAACCTTACCTCTATTTTATATCTTGGAGCGGTAGCGATTAACGGCTTAACAGGAGGAGAATACCTGCATGTAATTATGATTGGACTTGCGGTTTTTGCCTTGCTGATCTCTCTGGGAGGGATGAAAGTAGTGGCATATACCGATGTTATCCAGGTTGCGGTATTAATTTTAGGTGGACTGATGACTACTTATATTGCCTTAACGGTAGTAGGGGAGAAATTTGGGGTAGGCAGCAATGCACTCGCTGGTTTCCAGGTTTTAATGGATCAGGCACCAGAACACTTTAAAATGATTATTCCAAGGCCTAATGCTACCTCTACTCAAAATGAGATTAGTAAGTATCTTACCTTCCCTGGTTTGGCTTCTTATGCTGCCGGTATCTGGATTATTAACCTGAATTACTGGGGATGTAACCAGTACATTACGCAAAGGGCACTTGGTGCAGATTTGCACACTGCAAGAACAGGAATCCTGTTTGCAGGCTTGTTAAAGCTAATGATGCCTTTGATTGTAATGCTTCCTGGTATCGCTGCTTTTGTCTTGTACAAAGGAGGTTATTTGCCGCAGCTTGTAGGTGGTAAAGATGGTGCTTATTCGGCCATGCTAACCTTTCTTCCTACTGGACTTAAAGGTTTGTCTGTAGCGGCGCTTACGGCTGCCATTGTGGCTTCTCTTGCTGGTAAGGTAAACAGTATCTCTACGATTTTTACATTGGATATTTATGCAAAATACTTTAAAAAGGGTTCTGACGAGTCAAGCCTTCTTTTTATAGGCAGGGCAACAGTTTTCTCGGCAATGATTCTTGCGGTATTGTTTACCTGGAACGATTTGCTTGGGATTGGCGGAGAAGGTGGTTTTACCTTTATTCAAAAATATACAGGATTTATTAGTCCGGGTGTATTTGCGATGTTTGTATTGGGGATGTTCTGGAAAAGAACTACCGGTACTGCGGCCATTGTAGGTGTGATATCCGGCTTTTTATTGTCTGTATTCTTTAACGAATTTGCACCAACAATATTGGGTAACGATACATTGATTTATACCGCCTATCCGAATGGTAAAGGTGCATTTGAAATTCCTTTCCACATATGTATGGGGCTGTCATTTGCATTTACTATGATCATCATGATTGCGATAAGTATGGCAGGACCAAAAGTAAACCCTAAGGCATTTGAACTGGACACAGCGATGTTTAAGGTAAAACCTTCAACAATGGCACTGATTGTATTAACGCTGATGTTGATTACTGTGCTGTACGTTAAATTCTGGTAG
- a CDS encoding carbon-nitrogen hydrolase family protein, which produces MKIETRKLTLEDYSDLKESMEQAYDTLGGSIWSRQTIAKLLTLFPEGQLCIAVDDKVVACSLAIIVDYDEYGDKHTYQMITGGYTFSTHDPNGDTLYGIEIFVSPDYRGLRLGRRLYEARKELCESLNLKSIIAGGRIPGYHQHADKLSPRQYIDKVKAKELYDPTLTFQISNDFHVRKVLKNYLPGDHESKEFATLIEWNNIYYQGVDASARSAKTIRIGLVQWQMRLFPDMESFYEQVEFFVDAVSGYKSDFIMFPEFFNTPLLQPYNHLPEMEAMRKLSELTAEIVEKIQAYAVSYNVNIISGSMPILENNKLYNATYLCHRSGKTEEYRKIHITPNEQKYYGMVGGDKIRVFDTDCGKIGILICYDVEFPELSRIYADQGMQILFVPFLTDTQNGYTRVRRCAQARAIENECYVAIAGCVGNLPKVNNMDIQFAQSAVFTPSDFAFPTNAVKAETTPNTEMMLVVDVDLHLLDELHHFGTVKILKDRRKDLYEVRLLK; this is translated from the coding sequence ATGAAAATTGAAACAAGAAAACTGACGCTGGAAGATTATAGCGATCTTAAAGAATCAATGGAACAAGCTTACGATACCTTAGGAGGATCAATTTGGAGCAGGCAAACTATTGCTAAACTTTTAACGCTTTTTCCCGAAGGTCAGCTGTGTATAGCAGTAGATGACAAAGTGGTGGCCTGTTCTTTGGCTATTATTGTGGATTATGACGAGTATGGTGATAAACATACGTACCAAATGATTACCGGCGGCTACACTTTTTCTACCCATGATCCAAACGGGGACACTTTATATGGCATTGAAATTTTCGTCTCTCCCGATTACAGAGGCTTGCGTTTAGGCCGAAGATTGTATGAAGCACGTAAAGAGCTTTGCGAAAGTCTGAACCTTAAAAGCATCATTGCAGGAGGAAGAATCCCAGGTTATCATCAACACGCTGATAAGCTAAGCCCAAGGCAGTATATTGATAAGGTAAAGGCTAAAGAACTTTACGACCCTACTCTTACCTTTCAGATTTCAAATGATTTTCACGTTCGAAAAGTATTAAAAAATTACCTGCCGGGCGACCATGAGTCTAAAGAATTTGCAACTTTAATTGAGTGGAACAACATCTATTACCAGGGAGTAGATGCTTCTGCGCGTTCTGCGAAAACAATAAGGATAGGCCTGGTACAATGGCAAATGCGCTTATTCCCGGACATGGAAAGCTTTTACGAGCAGGTAGAATTTTTTGTGGATGCCGTTAGTGGCTACAAGTCAGACTTTATCATGTTCCCTGAATTTTTCAACACACCACTTTTACAGCCATACAACCACCTTCCTGAAATGGAAGCCATGCGAAAGTTATCAGAACTTACCGCAGAGATTGTAGAGAAAATTCAGGCTTATGCTGTTTCTTACAACGTAAACATCATTTCAGGGAGTATGCCCATTCTTGAAAATAATAAATTATACAATGCCACTTACCTATGCCACCGCAGCGGCAAAACTGAAGAGTACCGCAAGATCCATATTACACCCAATGAGCAAAAATATTATGGAATGGTTGGTGGCGATAAGATCAGGGTATTTGACACCGACTGTGGAAAGATTGGAATTTTAATTTGCTACGATGTTGAGTTTCCTGAGCTGAGTAGAATCTACGCAGATCAGGGTATGCAAATCTTGTTTGTGCCATTTCTTACAGATACGCAAAATGGATATACCAGGGTGCGCAGGTGTGCACAGGCAAGAGCCATTGAAAACGAATGTTATGTAGCCATTGCAGGCTGTGTAGGCAATTTACCAAAGGTAAACAACATGGACATCCAGTTTGCTCAATCTGCCGTATTTACGCCTTCAGATTTCGCTTTTCCTACCAATGCCGTTAAAGCGGAAACCACACCAAACACAGAAATGATGCTGGTAGTAGATGTAGACTTGCATTTGTTAGATGAACTGCACCATTTTGGCACCGTAAAGATTTTAAAAGACCGCCGCAAAGACCTGTATGAAGTAAGGCTGCTGAAGTAG
- the araA gene encoding L-arabinose isomerase, with the protein MTTNLEQLEAWFITGSQHLYGEETLRQVAEHSQQIARALNDAPEIPVKIVFKPTVKTHEEIYAVCQEANNAKNCIGIIAWMHTFSPAKMWIGGLKVLQKPLLHLHTQFNRDIPWSTMDMDFMNLNQSAHGDREFGFIVSRMRINRKVVAGHWEDPEVRESVNTWLRAAAGWFDLQGAKFARFGDNMRNVAVTEGDKVEAEIKFGCSVNTYGIGDLVAVINQTSDAAIDQLIKEYADTYVMGQTLIKGGAQHASLREAAKIEIGLRNFLEQGNFKGFSDTFEDLHGMAQLPGIAVQRLMADGYGFAGEGDWKTAMLVRTMKVMGSGLKGANAFMEDYTYHFEPKNSFVLGSHMLEVDAALAKGPIKCEIHPLGIGGKADPVRLIFDAENGPALNASIVDMGNRFRMLVNIVDGVEQQEELPKLPVARVLWKPQPDMKTGCAAWIYAGGAHHTCYSQNLTAEHLTDFADISGIEYVGIDNNTTINQLRNDLRWNEVYYQLNKH; encoded by the coding sequence ATGACGACCAACCTAGAACAATTAGAAGCCTGGTTTATTACTGGAAGCCAGCATTTATATGGTGAAGAAACCTTAAGACAAGTTGCAGAACACTCTCAGCAAATTGCCAGGGCATTAAATGATGCACCTGAAATTCCTGTAAAAATTGTTTTTAAACCTACCGTAAAAACACATGAGGAAATTTATGCGGTATGCCAGGAAGCAAACAATGCAAAAAACTGTATTGGAATTATTGCCTGGATGCATACTTTTTCGCCTGCTAAAATGTGGATCGGTGGATTGAAAGTGTTGCAAAAACCATTACTTCATTTACATACACAATTTAACCGTGACATTCCATGGAGTACTATGGATATGGACTTTATGAACTTAAACCAAAGTGCACATGGTGACAGGGAGTTTGGGTTTATCGTTTCCAGAATGCGCATTAACCGTAAAGTTGTTGCCGGACATTGGGAAGATCCTGAAGTTAGGGAAAGTGTAAACACATGGTTAAGGGCTGCTGCGGGCTGGTTTGATCTTCAAGGTGCGAAATTTGCGCGTTTTGGTGACAATATGCGTAATGTGGCGGTTACCGAGGGTGATAAAGTTGAGGCGGAAATTAAGTTTGGCTGTTCTGTAAATACTTATGGTATAGGTGACCTGGTTGCTGTGATCAATCAAACTTCTGATGCTGCGATTGATCAGTTGATTAAAGAATATGCGGATACATATGTTATGGGCCAAACTTTAATTAAAGGTGGTGCTCAACATGCTTCATTAAGAGAAGCCGCTAAAATTGAAATCGGTTTGCGTAATTTCCTTGAGCAAGGTAATTTTAAAGGCTTTTCTGATACATTTGAGGACTTGCATGGCATGGCGCAGCTTCCTGGAATTGCGGTACAGCGTTTAATGGCTGACGGTTATGGTTTTGCCGGAGAGGGCGATTGGAAGACGGCGATGCTGGTAAGAACGATGAAAGTAATGGGTAGCGGATTGAAAGGTGCAAATGCTTTTATGGAAGATTATACTTACCATTTTGAGCCTAAAAATTCTTTCGTATTGGGCTCGCACATGCTTGAAGTAGATGCCGCCCTGGCAAAAGGTCCTATTAAATGCGAAATTCATCCTTTGGGGATCGGTGGCAAAGCTGATCCGGTTCGGTTGATTTTTGACGCTGAAAATGGTCCGGCTTTAAATGCCTCTATTGTAGATATGGGTAACAGGTTCCGTATGCTTGTAAACATTGTTGATGGCGTTGAACAACAAGAAGAATTACCGAAATTACCGGTAGCACGCGTATTGTGGAAACCACAGCCAGATATGAAAACAGGTTGCGCAGCATGGATTTATGCAGGCGGGGCACACCATACTTGTTACAGTCAGAATTTAACGGCTGAACACCTTACCGATTTTGCAGACATTTCTGGAATTGAATATGTGGGTATTGACAACAATACGACAATTAACCAGTTGCGTAATGATTTGAGATGGAATGAAGTTTATTATCAACTTAACAAACATTAG